A window of the Budorcas taxicolor isolate Tak-1 chromosome 8, Takin1.1, whole genome shotgun sequence genome harbors these coding sequences:
- the FHIP2B gene encoding FHF complex subunit HOOK interacting protein 2B isoform X1: MLSRLGALLQEAVGAREPSIDLLEAFVEHWKGITNYYIESTDENTPAKKTDIPWRLKQMLDILVYEEKQQAAAGETGPCLEYLLQHKILETLCTLGKAEYPPGMRQQVLQFFSKVLAQVQHPLLHYLNVHRPVQKLLRLGGTVPGSLTEKEEVQFTTVLCSKIQQDPALLTYILEGKKTIGRKASREATASLREAASVRDKDRPHSKAPDNGTCGAWASNTQLPAETEEPDGAIGESSLITTLIGLCKSKKGRVALKARENLLLLVSVASQAAATYLVQSSPCCPAIVEHLCQLYQSLPSSLDPADIAALEGISWRLPSAPSDEASFPGKEALAAFLGWFDYCDHLITEAHTVVSDALAKAVAEKLFVEILQPQLLHVSEQSVLTSTALLTVMLRQLRSPALLREAVAFLLGMDQQPAASEDSPRTLCAHLIRHCDHLSDEISIATLRLFEELLQKPHEQIVRSLILCYLEGRPYVARGSPEPESYEDTLDLEEDPYFTDSFLDSGFQPSAKPPPAPATNPDGKTAVTEIVNSFLCLVPEEAKTSAFLEETGYDTYVHDAYGLFQECSSRVTPWGWPLAPPPLDPHEPEQPFFEGPFLQMLFDRMSRILEQPYSLNLQVTSVLSRLALFPHPLIHEYLLDPYTNLAPGCRSLFSVLVRVIGDLMQRIQRVPQFPGKLLLVRRQLMGQVPGEQLDHQTFLQGVVVLEEFCKELAAIAFVKFPPHSPHLHLSKPREGHV; encoded by the exons ATGCTGAGCCGGCTCGGGGCGCTGCTGCAGGAGGCCGTGGGGGCG CGGGAGCCCAGCATTGACTTGCTGGAGGCCTTCGTGGAACACTGGAAGGGCATCACGAACTACTACATCGAAAGCACAG ATGAAAACACCCCCGCCAAGAAAACAGATATTCCCTGGCGGCTGAAGCAGATGCTGGATATCCTGGTGTACGAGGAGAAGCAGCAGGCAGCGGCTGGCGAGACGGGGCCTTGCCTGGAGTACCTGCTGCAGCACAAGATCCTGGAGACCCTGTGCACACTGGGCAAGGCCGAG TACCCACCTGGCATGCGGCAGCAGGTGCTCCAGTTCTTCAGCAAGGTTCTGGCCCAAGTGCAACACCCACTCCTGCATTACCTCAACGTCCACAGACCCGTGCAG AAACTTCTCCGACTTGGTGGGACAGTTCCTGGATCCCTCACAGAAAAGGAGGAGGTGCAGTTCACCACAGTCCTCTGCTCCAAGATCCAGCAGGACCCAGCCCTGCTCACCTATATCCTAGAA GGTAAAAAGACTATTGGTAGGAAGGCATCCAGAGAAGCCACCGCCTCTCTGAGAGAGGCAGCCAGTGTCAGGGACAAGGACCGCCCACACAGCAAGGCTCCGGACAATGGTACCTGTGGGGCCTGGGCCTCAAACACCCAGCTGCCTGCTGAGACCGAGGAGCCAGATGGAGCCATTGGGGAGAGCAGCCTCATTACCACCCTGATTGGCTTGTGCAAGAGCAAG AAAGGTCGGGTGGCCCTGAAGGCCCGGGAGAACCTGCTGCTCCTGGTAAGTGTGGCGTCCCAGGCGGCCGCCACCTACCTGGTACAGAGCAGCCCTTGTTGTCCTGCCATCGTCGAGCACCTCTGCCAGCTGTACCAGTCCCTGCCCAGCTCCCTGGACCCTGCAGACATTGCTGCTTTAGAGGGCATCAGCTGGAG GTTACCCAGCGCCCCATCTGATGAGGCTTCCTTCCCCGGCAAGGAGGCCTTGGCTGCCTTTTTGGGCTGGTTTGACTACTGTGACCACCTCATCACAGAGGCACACACG GTGGTTTCGGATGCCTTGGCAAAGGCTGTGGCTGAGAAGTTATTTGTGGAAattctgcagccccagctcctaCACGT GTCTGAACAGAGCGTCCTGACCTCCACTGCCCTGCTCACAGTCATGCTGCGCCAGCTCCGCTCCCCGGCGCTGCTGCGGGAGGCTGTGGCCTTCCTCCTGGGCATGGACCAGCAGCCTGCAGCCTCTGAGGACAGCCCCCGCACCCTGTGCGCCCACCTCATCAGGCACTGTGACCACCTCTCTGATGAG ATCAGCATCGCCACACTGCGGCTGTTTGAGGAGCTACTGCAGAAGCCCCATGAGCAGATTGTCCGGAGCCTGATCCTGTGCTACCTGGAGGGCCGTCCTTACGTGGCCCGTGGCTCGCCTGAGCCCGAAAGCTACGAGGACACCCT AGACCTAGAGGAAGATCCCTACTTCACCGACAGCTTCCTCGACTCTGGCTTTCAGCCCTCCGCAAAGCCTCCCCCGGCCCCTGCCACCAACCCTGATGGCAAGACAGCAGTGACAGAGATTGTCAACAG TTTCCTCTGCCTCGTTCCTGAGGAAGCCAAGACATCGGCCTTCCTGGAGGAGACAGGATACGACACGTACGTCCACGATGCTTATGGACTG TTCCAGGAGTGCAGCTCCCGAGTGACACCCTGGGGCTGGCCactggctcccccacccctggaccCCCATGAACCTGAACAGCCTTTCTTTGAGGGTCCCTTCCTCCAAATGCTGTTTGACCGCATGTCCCGGATTTTAGAACAG CCATACAGCCTGAACCTGCAGGTGACCTCAGTCCTGTCCCGGCTCgccctcttcccccacccccttatCCACGAGTACCTTCTGGATCCCTACACCAACTTGGCCCCTGGCTGCCGAAGCCTGTTCTCTGTGCTCGTCAGG GTGATCGGGGACTTGATGCAGAGAATTCAGAGGGTTCCCCAGTTCCCAGGCAAACTGCTCCTGGTGCGCAGGCAGCTGATGGGCCAAGTCCCCGGGGAGCA GCTGGACCACCAGACCTTCCTCCAGGGCGTGGTCGTCCTGGAGGAATTCTGCAAGGAGCTGGCTGCCATTGCTTTCGTCAAGTTCCCCCCACACAGTCCTCACCTGCACCTCTCCAAACCCCGAGAAGGGCATGTCTGA
- the FHIP2B gene encoding FHF complex subunit HOOK interacting protein 2B isoform X2: MLSRLGALLQEAVGAREPSIDLLEAFVEHWKGITNYYIESTDENTPAKKTDIPWRLKQMLDILVYEEKQQAAAGETGPCLEYLLQHKILETLCTLGKAEYPPGMRQQVLQFFSKVLAQVQHPLLHYLNVHRPVQKLLRLGGTVPGSLTEKEEVQFTTVLCSKIQQDPALLTYILEGKKTIGRKASREATASLREAASVRDKDRPHSKAPDNGTCGAWASNTQLPAETEEPDGAIGESSLITTLIGLCKSKKGRVALKARENLLLLVSVASQAAATYLVQSSPCCPAIVEHLCQLYQSLPSSLDPADIAALEGISWRLPSAPSDEASFPGKEALAAFLGWFDYCDHLITEAHTVVSDALAKAVAEKLFVEILQPQLLHVSEQSVLTSTALLTVMLRQLRSPALLREAVAFLLGMDQQPAASEDSPRTLCAHLIRHCDHLSDEISIATLRLFEELLQKPHEQIVRSLILCYLEGRPYVARGSPEPESYEDTLDLEEDPYFTDSFLDSGFQPSAKPPPAPATNPDGKTAVTEIVNSFLCLVPEEAKTSAFLEETGYDTYVHDAYGLPYSLNLQVTSVLSRLALFPHPLIHEYLLDPYTNLAPGCRSLFSVLVRVIGDLMQRIQRVPQFPGKLLLVRRQLMGQVPGEQLDHQTFLQGVVVLEEFCKELAAIAFVKFPPHSPHLHLSKPREGHV; this comes from the exons ATGCTGAGCCGGCTCGGGGCGCTGCTGCAGGAGGCCGTGGGGGCG CGGGAGCCCAGCATTGACTTGCTGGAGGCCTTCGTGGAACACTGGAAGGGCATCACGAACTACTACATCGAAAGCACAG ATGAAAACACCCCCGCCAAGAAAACAGATATTCCCTGGCGGCTGAAGCAGATGCTGGATATCCTGGTGTACGAGGAGAAGCAGCAGGCAGCGGCTGGCGAGACGGGGCCTTGCCTGGAGTACCTGCTGCAGCACAAGATCCTGGAGACCCTGTGCACACTGGGCAAGGCCGAG TACCCACCTGGCATGCGGCAGCAGGTGCTCCAGTTCTTCAGCAAGGTTCTGGCCCAAGTGCAACACCCACTCCTGCATTACCTCAACGTCCACAGACCCGTGCAG AAACTTCTCCGACTTGGTGGGACAGTTCCTGGATCCCTCACAGAAAAGGAGGAGGTGCAGTTCACCACAGTCCTCTGCTCCAAGATCCAGCAGGACCCAGCCCTGCTCACCTATATCCTAGAA GGTAAAAAGACTATTGGTAGGAAGGCATCCAGAGAAGCCACCGCCTCTCTGAGAGAGGCAGCCAGTGTCAGGGACAAGGACCGCCCACACAGCAAGGCTCCGGACAATGGTACCTGTGGGGCCTGGGCCTCAAACACCCAGCTGCCTGCTGAGACCGAGGAGCCAGATGGAGCCATTGGGGAGAGCAGCCTCATTACCACCCTGATTGGCTTGTGCAAGAGCAAG AAAGGTCGGGTGGCCCTGAAGGCCCGGGAGAACCTGCTGCTCCTGGTAAGTGTGGCGTCCCAGGCGGCCGCCACCTACCTGGTACAGAGCAGCCCTTGTTGTCCTGCCATCGTCGAGCACCTCTGCCAGCTGTACCAGTCCCTGCCCAGCTCCCTGGACCCTGCAGACATTGCTGCTTTAGAGGGCATCAGCTGGAG GTTACCCAGCGCCCCATCTGATGAGGCTTCCTTCCCCGGCAAGGAGGCCTTGGCTGCCTTTTTGGGCTGGTTTGACTACTGTGACCACCTCATCACAGAGGCACACACG GTGGTTTCGGATGCCTTGGCAAAGGCTGTGGCTGAGAAGTTATTTGTGGAAattctgcagccccagctcctaCACGT GTCTGAACAGAGCGTCCTGACCTCCACTGCCCTGCTCACAGTCATGCTGCGCCAGCTCCGCTCCCCGGCGCTGCTGCGGGAGGCTGTGGCCTTCCTCCTGGGCATGGACCAGCAGCCTGCAGCCTCTGAGGACAGCCCCCGCACCCTGTGCGCCCACCTCATCAGGCACTGTGACCACCTCTCTGATGAG ATCAGCATCGCCACACTGCGGCTGTTTGAGGAGCTACTGCAGAAGCCCCATGAGCAGATTGTCCGGAGCCTGATCCTGTGCTACCTGGAGGGCCGTCCTTACGTGGCCCGTGGCTCGCCTGAGCCCGAAAGCTACGAGGACACCCT AGACCTAGAGGAAGATCCCTACTTCACCGACAGCTTCCTCGACTCTGGCTTTCAGCCCTCCGCAAAGCCTCCCCCGGCCCCTGCCACCAACCCTGATGGCAAGACAGCAGTGACAGAGATTGTCAACAG TTTCCTCTGCCTCGTTCCTGAGGAAGCCAAGACATCGGCCTTCCTGGAGGAGACAGGATACGACACGTACGTCCACGATGCTTATGGACTG CCATACAGCCTGAACCTGCAGGTGACCTCAGTCCTGTCCCGGCTCgccctcttcccccacccccttatCCACGAGTACCTTCTGGATCCCTACACCAACTTGGCCCCTGGCTGCCGAAGCCTGTTCTCTGTGCTCGTCAGG GTGATCGGGGACTTGATGCAGAGAATTCAGAGGGTTCCCCAGTTCCCAGGCAAACTGCTCCTGGTGCGCAGGCAGCTGATGGGCCAAGTCCCCGGGGAGCA GCTGGACCACCAGACCTTCCTCCAGGGCGTGGTCGTCCTGGAGGAATTCTGCAAGGAGCTGGCTGCCATTGCTTTCGTCAAGTTCCCCCCACACAGTCCTCACCTGCACCTCTCCAAACCCCGAGAAGGGCATGTCTGA
- the FHIP2B gene encoding FHF complex subunit HOOK interacting protein 2B isoform X3: MLSRLGALLQEAVGAREPSIDLLEAFVEHWKGITNYYIESTDENTPAKKTDIPWRLKQMLDILVYEEKQQAAAGETGPCLEYLLQHKILETLCTLGKAEYPPGMRQQVLQFFSKVLAQVQHPLLHYLNVHRPVQKLLRLGGTVPGSLTEKEEVQFTTVLCSKIQQDPALLTYILEKGRVALKARENLLLLVSVASQAAATYLVQSSPCCPAIVEHLCQLYQSLPSSLDPADIAALEGISWRLPSAPSDEASFPGKEALAAFLGWFDYCDHLITEAHTVVSDALAKAVAEKLFVEILQPQLLHVSEQSVLTSTALLTVMLRQLRSPALLREAVAFLLGMDQQPAASEDSPRTLCAHLIRHCDHLSDEISIATLRLFEELLQKPHEQIVRSLILCYLEGRPYVARGSPEPESYEDTLDLEEDPYFTDSFLDSGFQPSAKPPPAPATNPDGKTAVTEIVNSFLCLVPEEAKTSAFLEETGYDTYVHDAYGLFQECSSRVTPWGWPLAPPPLDPHEPEQPFFEGPFLQMLFDRMSRILEQPYSLNLQVTSVLSRLALFPHPLIHEYLLDPYTNLAPGCRSLFSVLVRVIGDLMQRIQRVPQFPGKLLLVRRQLMGQVPGEQLDHQTFLQGVVVLEEFCKELAAIAFVKFPPHSPHLHLSKPREGHV, encoded by the exons ATGCTGAGCCGGCTCGGGGCGCTGCTGCAGGAGGCCGTGGGGGCG CGGGAGCCCAGCATTGACTTGCTGGAGGCCTTCGTGGAACACTGGAAGGGCATCACGAACTACTACATCGAAAGCACAG ATGAAAACACCCCCGCCAAGAAAACAGATATTCCCTGGCGGCTGAAGCAGATGCTGGATATCCTGGTGTACGAGGAGAAGCAGCAGGCAGCGGCTGGCGAGACGGGGCCTTGCCTGGAGTACCTGCTGCAGCACAAGATCCTGGAGACCCTGTGCACACTGGGCAAGGCCGAG TACCCACCTGGCATGCGGCAGCAGGTGCTCCAGTTCTTCAGCAAGGTTCTGGCCCAAGTGCAACACCCACTCCTGCATTACCTCAACGTCCACAGACCCGTGCAG AAACTTCTCCGACTTGGTGGGACAGTTCCTGGATCCCTCACAGAAAAGGAGGAGGTGCAGTTCACCACAGTCCTCTGCTCCAAGATCCAGCAGGACCCAGCCCTGCTCACCTATATCCTAGAA AAAGGTCGGGTGGCCCTGAAGGCCCGGGAGAACCTGCTGCTCCTGGTAAGTGTGGCGTCCCAGGCGGCCGCCACCTACCTGGTACAGAGCAGCCCTTGTTGTCCTGCCATCGTCGAGCACCTCTGCCAGCTGTACCAGTCCCTGCCCAGCTCCCTGGACCCTGCAGACATTGCTGCTTTAGAGGGCATCAGCTGGAG GTTACCCAGCGCCCCATCTGATGAGGCTTCCTTCCCCGGCAAGGAGGCCTTGGCTGCCTTTTTGGGCTGGTTTGACTACTGTGACCACCTCATCACAGAGGCACACACG GTGGTTTCGGATGCCTTGGCAAAGGCTGTGGCTGAGAAGTTATTTGTGGAAattctgcagccccagctcctaCACGT GTCTGAACAGAGCGTCCTGACCTCCACTGCCCTGCTCACAGTCATGCTGCGCCAGCTCCGCTCCCCGGCGCTGCTGCGGGAGGCTGTGGCCTTCCTCCTGGGCATGGACCAGCAGCCTGCAGCCTCTGAGGACAGCCCCCGCACCCTGTGCGCCCACCTCATCAGGCACTGTGACCACCTCTCTGATGAG ATCAGCATCGCCACACTGCGGCTGTTTGAGGAGCTACTGCAGAAGCCCCATGAGCAGATTGTCCGGAGCCTGATCCTGTGCTACCTGGAGGGCCGTCCTTACGTGGCCCGTGGCTCGCCTGAGCCCGAAAGCTACGAGGACACCCT AGACCTAGAGGAAGATCCCTACTTCACCGACAGCTTCCTCGACTCTGGCTTTCAGCCCTCCGCAAAGCCTCCCCCGGCCCCTGCCACCAACCCTGATGGCAAGACAGCAGTGACAGAGATTGTCAACAG TTTCCTCTGCCTCGTTCCTGAGGAAGCCAAGACATCGGCCTTCCTGGAGGAGACAGGATACGACACGTACGTCCACGATGCTTATGGACTG TTCCAGGAGTGCAGCTCCCGAGTGACACCCTGGGGCTGGCCactggctcccccacccctggaccCCCATGAACCTGAACAGCCTTTCTTTGAGGGTCCCTTCCTCCAAATGCTGTTTGACCGCATGTCCCGGATTTTAGAACAG CCATACAGCCTGAACCTGCAGGTGACCTCAGTCCTGTCCCGGCTCgccctcttcccccacccccttatCCACGAGTACCTTCTGGATCCCTACACCAACTTGGCCCCTGGCTGCCGAAGCCTGTTCTCTGTGCTCGTCAGG GTGATCGGGGACTTGATGCAGAGAATTCAGAGGGTTCCCCAGTTCCCAGGCAAACTGCTCCTGGTGCGCAGGCAGCTGATGGGCCAAGTCCCCGGGGAGCA GCTGGACCACCAGACCTTCCTCCAGGGCGTGGTCGTCCTGGAGGAATTCTGCAAGGAGCTGGCTGCCATTGCTTTCGTCAAGTTCCCCCCACACAGTCCTCACCTGCACCTCTCCAAACCCCGAGAAGGGCATGTCTGA
- the NUDT18 gene encoding 8-oxo-dGDP phosphatase NUDT18, giving the protein MASEGLRGALTAVLGGRGLLVQNYDSGPAGEPPAPVRLRKNVCYVVLAVFLNEQDEVLLVQEAKKECRGSWYLPAGRMEPGETIVEALQREVKEEAGLQCEPLTLLSVEERGPSWIRFAFLTRPTGGILKTPKEADAESLQAGWYPRTSLPTPLRAQDILHLVNLAAQYRQRARHPLLLPQELPCSLVCQRLVATFTSVQTVWVLAGTVGTPHLPVTACGFAPMEQRGGIKMAVLRLLQECLTLHHLAVETKGLLGLQHLGKDLTDGICMNVLVTVAFRNPGLQNEPPKVRGENFFWWKVVEEDLQNQLLQRLRDSSVVPINR; this is encoded by the exons ATGGCTTCGGAAGGCCTGAGAGGGGCGCTGACGGCCGTGCTGGGGGGCCGGGGGCTGCTCGTGCAGAACTATGATTCGGGGCCGGCTGGGGAGCCGCCGGCGCCGGTGCGGCTGCGGAAGAATGTCTGCTACGTGGTGCTGGCCGTGTTCCTCAACGAGCAG gATGAGGTGCTACTGGTCCAGGAGGCCAAGAAGGAGTGCCGTGGGTCGTGGTACCTTCCTGCGGGGCGGATGGAGCCTGGGGAGACCATTGTGGAGGCGCTGCAGCGGGAGGTGAAGGAGGAGGCCGGGCTGCAGTGTGAGCCTCTGACGTTGCTGTCTGTGGAGGAGCGGGGCCCCTCCTGGATCCGCTTCGCATTCCTCACCCGCCCCACAG GTGGAATTCTCAAGACTCCCAAGGAAGCAGATGCAGAGTCCCTACAGGCTGGCTGGTACCCACGAACCTCACTGCCTACCCCACTGCGGGCCCAGGACATTCTTCATCTGGTCAACCTCGCTGCCCAGTATCGCCAGCGAGCCAGgcaccctctcctccttccccaagaGCTTCCCTGCAGTCTGGTCTGCCAGCGACTTGTGGCCACCTTCACCAGCGTCCAGACAGTGTGGGTGTTGGCGGGCACAGTGGGGACGCCTCACTTGCCTGTCACCGCCTGTGGCTTCGCTCCCATGGAGCAGAGGGGTGGCATCAAGATGGCCGTCCTGCGGCTGCTACAGGAGTGTCTGACCCTGCACCACTTGGCAGTAGAGACCAAGGGGTTGCTTGGACTGCAACACCTGGGCAAAGACCTAACGGATGGCATCTGCATGAACGTGCTGGTCACCGTGGCTTTTCGGAATCCGGGTCTCCAAAACGAGCCCCCAAAGGTTCGGGGTGAGAACTTCTTTTGGTGGAAGGTGGTGGAGGAAGACCTGCAAAACCAGCTTTTACAGCGGCTTCGGGACTCATCTGTCGTCCCAATCAACAGATAG